In Sphingobacterium sp. R2, the genomic stretch ATTTTGGCCTAGATAAAATGCATTATAAGCTAGATAACCTAACTATTGGATAATTCAAATCCGATTTTACCACCGATGATAAGTGATATAGGGCCGATATAAGATCAAAGAGATTATAACAGCTAAACCAAAAATTCAATGAGATGATACAATATCACCGCATGCAAAAATAAAATTAGAGCCAGTGGTCACATATAACAACAAAGACGTCTTCTCCAGCCCCTTTCCGAGAGATTCTATTTACATGCAAATCACTCCTAAATGAATATTATGCTATTGGATATAAAATTCAATTTATATAAGTTTGGCAATAACAAGTATACTAGATAGCTGATCTTCATGAAATTCATTTTTTTTATCTGTTCATTATTAATGTCACAGGCTGCCTTCGGACAGAAAACAAGCGTTATCAACAATGAGTCAACTGTTTTTACACTTGAAACTCCAAATAGTAAAATTGATTTTTTAGTCATTGATCCAGCTCCAAAAAGCAAAAAGCCTCTATTTTTGTTTTGTCAGGGCTCCTTGCCCATACCACTATACTTTAATTATAAAAAAGAAGGTTTAAGTCTTTTTGGGGGTGGACTAACCAACTTTAACTACCAGGATATCATAAAATTGTACCATCTCATCGTCATTTCCATGCCAGAAACGCCTGTTATCGTCGATGAATCGCAGCTTAATGATTCCTATTGGTATTATGGCGACTCTAAAGATAAAAATATCCCTAGTAGAGCTTATCAAGAAGCAGACTATCTCGATAATTATGTGAATCGAGCAGTTTCCGTATTAGATTACCTGAGCAAACAACCTTGGGTAGATAATTCGCAATTAACAGTATTTGGACATTCCCAAGGTGGACATGTAGCCGCCAAACTAGCCAATAAATATAAAAAAGTCAGCAAACTGGGTTTATCAGGGACAAATTTGTTTGGGCGGATAGACCAAGATATACGGCAAGCAAAGCGCGATGTCCAAAAAGGAAAAATTACCTGGCAACAAGCCTCTCAAAAAATTGAACAAACCTATGCGTTTTATAAAGATGCCAACAACCCGGAGAAATTAAAAAACAATCCCAATTTGCGCTCCTGGAAGTCATTTTCACAACCTGTTATTGATGAGCTATTGGGATTTGACTACCCAATCTATCTGGTCTCCGGCACAGAAGACATTGTAGCTGAATTAAATGATCTAGCACCACTCTATTTTATAAGAAATCACAAAAACAACCTGACGATAAAAAGATATTACAATCTCGAGCATAATTATTTTGAAGTTCAGAATGATGGTAGGCCCGATTACAAAAAACCACATTGGAAGGACGTCATGACAGACTTTCTAGCTTGGACATTAGAGCAAAAAACAACAGCGAACAGCAATTAAACAATAAAATCCATGAATCAATTAAAATTTCGCAACGCCGAACAACATGATTTACCATACATCGTAGAAATATACAATTCAACAATTGCATCTCGTATGGTCACAGCAGACACCGAACCTGTATCTGTTGCGAGTAGACAAAAATGGTTTGATGAACACAACGCTTCGAAAAGACCTTTATGGATGGTAGAAGATCAAAATAATCAACTCCTTGGATGGGTTAGTTTCCAATCGTTCTATGGTCGTCCGGCTTATGATGCCACAGTAGAAATCAGTATCTATTTGAATGAAAAACACCGAGGCCGAGGATTGGGTAAACAGATTCTACAATATTGCATAGACAAAGCAGCGGATTTCGGCGTACACACCTTGTTGGGATTTATCTTCGCGCACAATCTTGCCAGCATCGCGTTGTTTGAGAAAATGGGATTCGAGGAATGGGCCAATTTACCCAATATTGCAACGCTCGATCAGGAAGAGCGAAGCTTAAAGATACTGGGAATAAGGATTAAGTAGACAATGTCCTACAAGTAAAAGCCATTACTTAAAATAAATGGTTAACTTAAAGCTTAAACAACATACGATTTATAATCCTGTCATATGAAACGCTTAATCCAAATCTCTCTGCTGGCGATCGCTCAACTATTCTTCCTTTCCAGCTCTCTGTTGGCCCAAAACCCTGAACGGACAAAAACTGTCACAATCGCAAGCGACTCGACGTATACCAAAATCATACAAGCGCTTCAAGATGGCGGGTATTTTATTTCACAATTGGATCGATCCTCTGGATTCGTTCAGACCAGTGCTTACTTTGAAAACAAGAAGCTGCTTAGCAATAAAGAAGGTGAAAAAATAATTACAAATTTTTTGATAACCCCGTTAAAAGGGGGCAGTTCAAAGATAGTCCTCAATATATTTCTAATAGAACGTCGTAGGGGAGGTAGTTCTGAATCACCAAATTATTATGATCTGGATAAGGGAATTATTCGAGATAATAAATTTTACCAGCAGATTTGGGACAAAATATTACCAATTCTATAATATACCAAACTAAAATAAGGCCCTCTGAACTTAGTTCTGCAGGGCCAATGGTGTTAAAAGATTAAATCGAAATCGTCAGCAATGGAATATCCAACCCCGATGCCATCATACGAGTCTTACTTCGATGGGTCAATGAACTCCAAAAACCATACTTATAGGGAATCATAACCAGCAGATCCGTATTGCTTTCTTTAACTTCGTCACGAATGGCTTTTACAACCTCATTGGAGGTTACATTTTTGTAGTAATAACTTACAATTCCCATCACATCGTTGATGGCCTCCCGTGTTTCCCTTCCTTTTTCTTCATTCAGCTGCTCAACGGTCTTACGGATATTGAGTACCTCCAATACTGCCCCAAAATCACTCGCAAAATCCTTCACTTTTTCTAAAATTTCTTTTTGCACACCACGAACGACATCACAGGCAAAAAGAATATGCTGAAGACCCGTAAATTTTGCGCCAAGCGGAATAGAAAGGATCGGTATTTTTAATTTACTAATAGCTGCAGTTGTCGTATTACCAAGCATATCCTGATCAAAAGAACGTTTAGCCATACCCATCACTAACAAATCGGCCCCTGTCTCTTCGATACATTTGGTCATTTGATCGTAAAATAGACCTGCAGCTAGATATGGAATAGCCACAACACCGCTCTCAGCAGTAATAGCATCGGCCTTATGTTGTAGAATCTTGCTTTGATGTTCAACTATTTTAAACATAGAATCGGGAGAAAGCCGAGCGTTCATCGCATGAATTGAAGGATTTTGAAGGGAAAATAAAACGAGTTCATACTCTTTTCCAGCAAATACTTCCATAATAAATTTTAAGGCATGCTCTGCCTCCTCCGCATAATCTGTAGCAACAATAATCCGCTTCATATCATCCAATTTTAAATGAAAAAAAATTCCCTTTTATGATCTTCAAGTTACCGAAAAATAATAAATCAATCAAATGGATTATTGTCGAAACAGCGTCAATTTTCTCCCGACACTTCTTATTTTAAATAGCTTGCTTTAACAAAAGGGGCCTTTTTCAAATAATCGATACTTTGCTGTAGACCAGTATAGATATCATTACGGGTTTCTTCCAGCTCAACAAAGATATATTGTAATCCCGCCGCATTTGAGTTGTTAAAAATCGCATCAAATCCCACCATACCGCTCTGACCAATTTCACGGTGGTCTTTAATATGTAATGCTTTAAATCTACCCGCATATTTATTAAAATAATCCACAGGGCTGACCTGCCCCATTACTGCCCAATATACGTCCATTTCAAAAAATACATTCTCAGGATTTGTATGCTCGATCATATAATCGTACATCACTTTATCTTCCACTTTTTTAAATTCGTGTGAGTGGTTGTGATATCCGTATACGATTCCCTGCTGGCGGCATTTGGCGCCCACCGCATCCAGATAGCGACATTGTGTTTCCAGATCTTTTAGTGTTTTAGGAACCTCCATCCAAGGTGTAACAATGTATTTCATTCCCGCAGCTTTATGCGTAGCGATACACTCATCCCACCATTTTAAAGATTCCGTAAAATCTCCAGAAGATAGCTCTTTTTCTGACAAAGTCTTCGTTGCGTGTGATGAAATTACCTTCATTCCCGCCTTTTCCACTTTTGCTTTAAACTCCTGTGGACTCAAATTATATAATTTGCCATCCTTATATCCAGCAGCTTCCACTCCTGTATAGCCTAACGCAGCGATCTTTTGCAGAATCTGGTCGAAATTTGGGTTCTTCCCTATTTCTTCACGTACAGAGTATAACTGTAGACCGATTTCCTTTTTTGCAGCTTTTCGTTGCGCAAATGTTGGAGTAATAGCCAACATCATACATCCAGCTACCAATGTTCCGATAAGAGTTCTTCTTTTCATTTAATGCTCAATTATTTTTTATAGACTTCATCCAACGCACAATCTTCTGCAAACGCAATGCTCAGAGATTATTTAGGGTGTTGTGTTAAATGTATCTGCAATGTATGTAAATACTGGAAAAAACACAATCTTTTAATGCCTTTATTTGATATTATATACAAAATAACAGCTCATAAAGGAGTTATTATCCAATTAAAATTATAAGGCAAACTCAACGATTTATCCATCAGCACTGTTCTAGTGATGTAAATTAACATTTTTAATTATGGAAAATAAGTATAATACGCCCGAACATAGCGACCACAAGCAGGAGGAGAAACTACCCGAAGTGGCCGTCGAAGAAAAGGATGATTTACCAGCTGGCAGAAACATCAAGCGCACACTTATTATCGCGGTATGCCTATTGATCGTATTTTATATCATATATTATTTTATGAGTGGAAAATAATAAAGAACTTCCGCCAATAGACAACTTCCATAGCTTCGGCATAATTTGACGGATTTTTTGAAACCGAAGCTAGGAAATTGTTTTTTCAAGAACGGTAAATATGCTGTTGGCTGGACCAACAGTTGCCATCGTGATTAAATGCTAGCCAACTATCATAAAATAAACTCGACACAATAAATCCGCAGTAAACAATGCCAGTAAAATGATAGTTTCAATTTATATTGTTGTTTTTCCATATCCCCGCCTGATAAGCTAATCCTGTTCCAGACTAGTTAACATGGGGTAGGCGATGTAGGGTGTATATAGATCCCTTCCTCCCTATGAAAGGCCGTTATAACAAACATAAGATTAAAACAAATCAAATACAAATTTTTAATCAAAATAATAAACGATATTTTGCGCAAATTGTCATTCAATTCGTTGTATGACGGACGAAGACAAACAATTACTTGAAAAGATTGGGTTACGCTTTAGAGCAAAACGAAATGATTTATATTACTCATTGCGCGACCTATCACATATAACGGGTATTTCAACAGGAACACTTAACGGTATTGAAAAAGGTAAAGACCTAACGTTCACAAATTTTTTAACCCTGTGCCGCAGTCTCGAAATTCAACCAGCACTCTTTTTTCAACATGATATTGTATTCAAATCGCCATATTCGCTACCTCCAGAGGCGCAAGAGCGAATTACACTGAGCAAAAAATTAGATAGTCTCGTCTATCAATCCGATTTTTTTGACACCGAAAGACGTGTTTCTGATGTATTGATTGAACTGGGAGTTGATAAGAGCGAGAGTAACAAGTTTTCCGTCTACCTATCAAACTATTGCGAAGAGGGAACACTTGTTTACCGACAACATGGAAATTTTAAAACTTACCGTAAAAAAACTAGAGAAAAGCGCTAAACTTCTCTTTTGGAAAGTTCACGAAAACGGTTTGCCCTCCTAAATGTTCCCAAATCATTAAAACGAACACCATATCGACGTAAGATATCCTGAGCTGCCTTACGACCAATATGCCTTACGTAAAAGGTTTCGTTAACCACAAAATGATGAATGCTGTGGGTCCAGCCAAAAAAGAAACAGAACAATTGCATCGGAAAAGTCCACCAAACTGTCAGTACCTGTGTCTGCTCCATGACATTTCCTGCTTCAACATCACCAAAGTAATGCATATTTGATGTAATAAAGTGTAAGCAAAATTGACGTAACATGTTTGGTAAAAGAATAACATAAATTAACCCATCAAAACTTATTAACATGTTATCAACATACTGTGGAAAACTCAAATCTAACTCGAAAAATGCATTTAACCAAGTCATTAGCGAGTCTGCGAAATAGAGATATAATACCACATGTGCAAAAATCGTAACGGGAACAATGCTCAAAAACATAATTCGTTTTAGTTTAGAAGAAGTCTCTAATTTTAGATTTCCATTTACGACTTCCTTATCCATATCGCTAAACATTCGATGAAGGCGAAAAAGTCCTCCTAATACAACATCCGGGGTTGTCAAAAGACGCTTTAGAGACCAACGTTCTCCATTTGTCACACTACGCTCCTCAACATCGTGCAACGTACCCGAAAACTTATGGTGATGATGGTGCAATGTTCTGCGAATCCAAGGATTGACAGTCAATGGCCTTAAAATCCATACACTAAAAAGCATAAAATGATGAATACCTCTCTGTTTTTTAAAATATAGCCAATGAATTAGATCGTGTTCAATCTCGTGCAATACGCCCATAAAAAATGCGTTGCTAATTATCATTAACCATGTCGGTACAACTGCACGATACCAACCGATCGATACAAAGAGAACCGCTAGGATTGCGATTGCAAATATGGACATTCCAATGCTGTTCTGACGTTTTAATATGGGGTATATTCCTTTAAGCTGCTGATAGGACTGATTTATCTCTTTCCTGATCTGGCTCGACTTTTCGTAATGTGTCAATTCAATTTGTTTTTTCTGCAAAAATAGGGATTTTTTGGTGCACTTACCCTATACTAGGCCTTGTGAATGCTGCCGCAAAAACTTCCGCAAAAAAATATTTCAACGCGCTGTAACAAAATGAGCTGATAGGCTACTAATAAATTAAAATCAACATATAAACATACACAGTAATGGAAAAGAAATCAATTTATAACTGGAAAAATAATTTATTCGGAACAAAGTCTATCCTCTATTGCAATGATGCTGTGATCGGTAGCCTCGAATCTATTGATTGGAACTTAGATGCGCATGTTTCTATCCATAAAGACAAGTATCGATTCATAAATAAAGGGCTTTTCAATCCATACACAGAGATTCGAAATCAAAACAATGAGCTGATCGGTGATATTGAATACAATTCCTGGAAGAGTAAAGCGACCATTAGCCTGATCAATAAAAAATACACATGGAGCCCTAAAAATAGGTGGATGACCGCATGGCAAATTGAAGATGAGCTAGGAAAAGTTGTAGAAATCAAATCCTCTTCGCTATCTAATGGCGGCAAAATAGAAAGCTGCGAAAACAGTGAATTGATCTTATCTATAAGTTTATATCTGCAAAAGCGTACTACATTGATGTTTTCTATGGTCGCCTTAATTCCATTATTGATCTTAATACTGGTTTAACGTAGCAGCCAACTTCTAATACATATCAATTCAAGCAGATCTTTCATCGGGTCTGCTTTATTGTGCAACCTAAGAATTATAAATTATAGCACGTATTTACACGAATCTATTCGCGTAAACGCAAGCGCATACCTTGCCGAACATTCTTGTATTCATCAGACCAGAAAGCATCTAAAAATACTTAACTACTGAAAGGATCTATCTTTTTCTCTGTTTTTACGATTTTAATCAGATGCTCCAGCGCATTTTTCAGACGCTTGGCGTCATCTTCTGTTTGGATAGCCCATAAAATTTCATCCGTGCTTGGCGACGACTTGAATCGAATTTGATAACCTGATTTTACCCTAGCAATGACAAGTACATCTGATTTCGCAATATCACTTCGAAAATGCTGGCCACTGGAAAGAAAGACTGTCAGCACTTTCCCATCTACCGTCACCGTATCAATTTTTGTATCTTTATAATGGTAAGCAACTTTATACAGCTTGTTAATATAGGCCATCGTCTGCTGTTTATTCAAACCCGCCTTTTGGGCTGTTGTGGGTATTACTATACCAATTGCCAAAAGAAAGCACAAGAAGAAATTTTTCATTTATCTATTATTTTTTATTCTCGCATATTTACTTCAACATCGACAGCCAGGCCGATTCCTTTACAAGTGATCGCTATTCACCAAAACAATCCATCCCATTTATCACCCGCGCAGAACAGTATGTAGCATCACTCTCAGGAGTAAAGTACGTTCCTTTTATTTATGGCTTAAAAATATAGATTTTATTTACTTTTTTATCTATGATCCTCAAAACAAAACTATTTTCAGCAGCAGCCTTTCGGTTTTCGCTGCTGAAAATAGTTTTAGATATGCTCTTCCTATCTATTCCTTCGATCTCAATAAGTCTCGCGCATTTTCAGCCATACGGATAAATTCAGCCCGATAACCTTCCTCGTCTTTTCCTTTGGAAGCTTTTGCGCGCACGATCAGCTGGTCAAAATTGGCCTTTTGCTTAAAATCAGAATCACGAAGTAGTAAACCAAGTTCCGCTACCGCTGTTGCAAAGCGTAAATCGTCACTCACATTGTTCAACTCGGTTACCGCAGTCCCTACCACCTTTTGCTGCAACTTACTTTTCTGCCCTTCAGGCTCTTTGTACCGAAATTTAACTGTTGCCAGTTCAGCATTTCTACGTCCGGTTGCAGCATTTGCATGCTGCTGACATTTTAATGGATCTACCGTTCCGACCATTCCCGACTCAACCCCGACAGGTACAATTTCATACAAGGCTGTCACCACGTGGCCTACGCCCATATCACCGCCCATCTTTTGATCATTATTAAAATCCTCGGCCTCCAGCATACGATTTTCATATCCTACCAAGCGATAGGCCTGCACATAACTTGGATTGAATTCGACCTGAATCTTTACATCTTTAGCAACAGTAAACAACGTTCCCCCAAATTCGGTCACCATCGCCTTTCGCGCTTCCGAAATATTATCGATATAAGCGTAATTTCCATGACCTTTGTTCGCAAGGATTTCCATCTTACTGTCCTTAAGATTCCCCATGCCATAACCGAGTACCGTAAGGAAAATGCCTGATTTACTTTCTTTCGCAATCAATTCTTCCATCGATTCGTCACTGTACTCTCCAACATTGAAATCACCGTCACTCGCCAAAATAATTCGGTTGTTTCCACCTTTGATATATTGTTGCTTGGCAATTTCGTAAGCCTTCTTAATTCCCGCTGCACCAGCGGTACTCCCGCCTGCTTCCAGCTCCTCAATAGCCGATTTTATTTTCATCTTTTCATCACCAGGCGTACTTTCCAATTTTACCCCTGCCGAGCCGGCATACGTCACAATAGCCACATGGTCTATGTCACGAAGCTGATCAACCAACATCTTCAACGAAGCTTTTACTAAAGGCAGACGCCCCGGCCCCATCATCGATCCAGAAACATCAATCAAAAACACCAAATTGGAAGCTTTAAGCTTTGCCGTTGGCATATCTTTCGCTTTTAACGTTACGCGCATAAGTTGATGTGCACTATTCCAGGGTGCCTTCGTCAATTCAGTGACCATATTTACAGGCTCACCATGTTTAGGTCCAGCCACCTCATACTGAAAATAATTGATCATTTCTTCAACGCGTACCGCATCTTTTTCAGGCAAACTTCCCGAATTTATAAAACGACGTACATTACTATAAGAGGCGGCATCAACATCTGCCGCAAACGTTGATAAAGGTTCTTTAAGCGGATTGATAAACTTATTTTCCTTTACCTTCCGATAAGATTCCTGGTTTTGATTCGGCATATATGCCTTCCCTCGGATATACAAACTTGACACTTGTCCAGACAAGGCTGTATTAACATGCATCATCGGTGCCGTCTGGCGCTTCACTTTGCGCTCATATCCGGTCACCACTACTTCATCCAGTGTATTGTTTTGCTGCAACAACGCCACATCAACCTTTGAGCGATGGTTGACCGCGATCCGTTGCTCGAGATATCCGACATAACTAAAAATCAAGGTATTTTTACCATCCCGAACCTGGATGCGATAATTTCCTTTATCATCAGTCAGGCTCTGCTCTTTAGTTACGACATTGCTTACCTGCACTCCGGCAAGAGCAATTCCCGTATATGCATCAACCACCTTACCGCTAACTTCATATCCGTTCTTGGCGTATCCGCCCAAGGATAGCAACAAGCCTATCACAAAAAGTATTGTTCTCATAACATTCATTTTTTTGCCAAGGGATGCACGAAATATTAAATTTCCATAAACCAGAAAAAAAAAATACTTTTAGCCTATATAATGTCCGCATTTAAGTCGTCGAAAATAGATACACCACAAGACCACGAGCTCTTGTTGCGCTATCAGGAGTCCATGGATCTTCAGGTATTGGGCGATCTATACCAGCGACATACCGAAATGGTATATTATGTTTGCTTAAGGTATCTCCAAGACTCCGAATTGAGCAAAGATGCCGTCATGAATATCTTTGAGGAATTAATATATAAAGTCAACAAGCAAGAAATCAAAGATTTTCCAAGATGGCTCTATGTATTAAGCAAAAATCATTGTCTGATGTATTTGAGGTCTCAAAAAAACAAATCTCAAATTTCTTTGGATGAATTTGTGAAATTTCCGGGAGACCTGCATCAGTATGAACAATATGATGAAAAAGAAGAACAATTAACAGCCATGGAAGGCTGTCTGGACAAATTGCCAGAAAAACAGCAACAGTCGGTCAGACTTTTCTTTTTAGAGGAAAAATGTTACAAAGAGATCAGTGAATCTACCGGTTATAGCTTGAACGAAGTAAAGAGTTATATCCAAAATGGAAAACGGAATTTAAAAAATTGCATGGAGGCTTGGAATGAGCAACAGTAATTACGACATAGCATACTTAAAGAAATACGTCAACGGCGAACTATCTCCTACAGAGATGTACGCTCTTGAGCGTGAGGCACAGCGTGACCCCATGTTGGCGGATATGCTGATGGGTATAGAAATGGATCAAAATAAAACCGTAATTACAGCAATCAATCAGCAGATTAGCCAACGTGCAAAAAGGGATAAGGCTGCTAAAATTAAAATATTGGACTGGAAAAGACTAGCCATTGCCGCCTCAACAGTAATCGTTTTGGGAGTAGGTCTTTTACTTTTCTGGCAGCAGGAAAAAAATAGATCTGAGACAAAACGTACTGCCGACGTACACGTTACCCCGGATAAGCCAAAAACAACGGTTATGGGCGAAGATTCTACCACGGCCACGGATGATATCAAATCAAATATCGAACCGCAAGATCGTTCGCCACAATTGGCAGATAACAACAGTCCCCGTTTTCGTGAAGAACATCCACAAGAGGAGGTCGCGATTTTATCGCGCGAACCCTCCCTACGTGTAAAATCACTGGAAGAGATGGAAGGACCTCTTAATAGCGATCGTCCTGTATTTGGACTGAGACCTCAAGACAGTGCGACCGTGATTGGCTATACACCGATGGCAATGCAAAGAGAGTCCTCTCAAACGATGATGCGAGGAAGCTCGAGTTTCAATAATACACTTGCTGGCAAAGCTGCGGGGATTTCGTCAGTACAACAAGGAGGTATACCCCTTCAACTCACCGTTCGCGACAAAGAAACGGGCTTACCTCTTTCAGGAGTTACCATCATTCAACCCAATAGTAAATTGGCGACCAACACTGACGCGCAGGGACAGGCGACCATCCAACCAAGTTCGGTGGATTCACTCGTCGACATCGTGGCGCTAGGTTATAATACCGTCGCAGTGAATATGCGCCGCAGTAAAAATACCACAATCAGATTGCAGCCCTCCAGCAACTCACTGGATGAAGTCGTCGTCACCACGATGTCTTCACGCAAATCAAAAAGTGCTGAACCCGTTTGGGGCTGGAGATCATTCAACAATTATATTAAGAAAAAAACAGCCAAAAGCCGTTACGAAGGCACCGTACGCATAAGCTTCTATGTTGATAAGGGCGGATTTCCAACAAATATTAGTATTCTACAAAGTGCAAACGATTACCTGGATGCCAAAGCCAAGGAAATTATACTTTCAGGTCCCAAATGGAAAGGAGAAGATTACCGATATGTTACATTAACCTTAGAATTCACGCTGTAGATACGTACAGCATATTTCTAAACACAAAAACAGGCTAAACTTTTTAAAGCATTAATTTTTACACCAAATTAATCAGCAAAGTGATTTTGATATAAAATTATTTCCTACTTTAGCGCTATAATTATTAACCATACAGTCATTTTTTATGAAAAGTTTTTTAACTGGCCTACTCGTGCTTAGCTGTTTATACGTACAAGCACAAGATTTTTCATTCGGTAAAATAAAAAAGGAAGATTTTGCCATCCATATGGACAAAATAGACACGGCTGCAAATGCCTTTGTCTTACGTGAATATGGATCAGCTGAAGTCAACTACAACAAGAATAAAGGTTTAATTGTTGAATTTTTCAAACATGTACGCATTAAAATCTTAAACAAAGAAGCCTATAATTATGCAAACTTCAGCATTCCATTATACAAAAGCGGAACTGAGCGGGAAGTTCTTATGGACATCAAGGGGGCATCCTATCATCTTGTCGGTGACAAAATTGTAGAAACAGAGATGACCAAAGCAAATATATTTTACGAAAACTCCTCAGAAAACTATGCAGTAACGAAAGCAGCTATTCCACAGGTTCAAGAAGGTACAATTATTGAATACCGCTATCGTACGGAATCTCCATTCATCTTTAACCTGAATTCTTGGGAATTTCAGGAAGACCTTCCTAAACTTTATAGTCAGTACGTTACGCGCATTCCCGAAATCTGTCATTACAAAGCCAATCTAAAAGGAGGGCTAGCCGTCAGTAACAGAAAAGTAGAAAATTACAATACAGGTCTATATTCTGAAGTCGGAGAAATATTAGGAAGTAAAACGATCTATACCATGGAAAATATTCCAGCTTTCCATGCCGAAGATTATATGACTTCTTCCAAAAACTTTAGATCGATTATTTTCTTCGAACTCGGTCGATACAGTGTTCCAATGGGAACAACAAAAGACTTCTCGCTCACTTGGGAAAATGTCAGAGATAAACTGGTACAAAGTGAAAGCTTTGGTGGGCAGATAAAGCGAAAAGGTGCGTTGAAAGATTTTATCGACCCTATATTACAAAACGCACAAGATGACCTCGAAAAAGCGGCACGATTGTATTCCTATTTTCAAAAACAAATAAAATGGAACAATCAACATTCAATTTATGCAAAAAACATTAAAGATGCCATTGAAAAAAGAACAGGCAATAGTGCAGATATCAACCTCGGACTTGTCAATGCTTTACGCTACGCAAAATTAGAAGCGACGCCTGTGATCTTATCTACGCGTGACAATGGATATGCCGGACTTTATTCACCCGCAATATCGGAGTTCAACCACGTGATTGCACAAGTAAAAATAGGTGAAAATTACTATCTGCTGGACGCCACCTCTCCCTATGAAATGTTTGGAAATATTCCGATGAAATGTGTCAACTACCAGGGAAGATCGATTCCCCTCGAAGGTGAAT encodes the following:
- a CDS encoding transglutaminase domain-containing protein, with the translated sequence MKSFLTGLLVLSCLYVQAQDFSFGKIKKEDFAIHMDKIDTAANAFVLREYGSAEVNYNKNKGLIVEFFKHVRIKILNKEAYNYANFSIPLYKSGTEREVLMDIKGASYHLVGDKIVETEMTKANIFYENSSENYAVTKAAIPQVQEGTIIEYRYRTESPFIFNLNSWEFQEDLPKLYSQYVTRIPEICHYKANLKGGLAVSNRKVENYNTGLYSEVGEILGSKTIYTMENIPAFHAEDYMTSSKNFRSIIFFELGRYSVPMGTTKDFSLTWENVRDKLVQSESFGGQIKRKGALKDFIDPILQNAQDDLEKAARLYSYFQKQIKWNNQHSIYAKNIKDAIEKRTGNSADINLGLVNALRYAKLEATPVILSTRDNGYAGLYSPAISEFNHVIAQVKIGENYYLLDATSPYEMFGNIPMKCVNYQGRSIPLEGESDWVKLDANLPSTYSNFFYGELSENGELKGKWITSRNGYGASKMRERLQGSNSEEEYYEKIDEENNRIRINSFKVSNRESLDKPLTEEFEIEIKNFATLQNDQLHFNPYIDTKMSKNPFNLTERNYPIDFGSLIQEESYMEIKLPKGYSYPSEGKLKNISMALPERAARYIFKINNTAPDVLIIESATQLNKPLFMPEEYFDLKEFFSRIIQAEKLDVVLKKI
- a CDS encoding TonB family protein, whose protein sequence is MSNSNYDIAYLKKYVNGELSPTEMYALEREAQRDPMLADMLMGIEMDQNKTVITAINQQISQRAKRDKAAKIKILDWKRLAIAASTVIVLGVGLLLFWQQEKNRSETKRTADVHVTPDKPKTTVMGEDSTTATDDIKSNIEPQDRSPQLADNNSPRFREEHPQEEVAILSREPSLRVKSLEEMEGPLNSDRPVFGLRPQDSATVIGYTPMAMQRESSQTMMRGSSSFNNTLAGKAAGISSVQQGGIPLQLTVRDKETGLPLSGVTIIQPNSKLATNTDAQGQATIQPSSVDSLVDIVALGYNTVAVNMRRSKNTTIRLQPSSNSLDEVVVTTMSSRKSKSAEPVWGWRSFNNYIKKKTAKSRYEGTVRISFYVDKGGFPTNISILQSANDYLDAKAKEIILSGPKWKGEDYRYVTLTLEFTL
- a CDS encoding sigma-70 family RNA polymerase sigma factor, with protein sequence MSAFKSSKIDTPQDHELLLRYQESMDLQVLGDLYQRHTEMVYYVCLRYLQDSELSKDAVMNIFEELIYKVNKQEIKDFPRWLYVLSKNHCLMYLRSQKNKSQISLDEFVKFPGDLHQYEQYDEKEEQLTAMEGCLDKLPEKQQQSVRLFFLEEKCYKEISESTGYSLNEVKSYIQNGKRNLKNCMEAWNEQQ